In Microbulbifer sp. GL-2, the following are encoded in one genomic region:
- a CDS encoding nuclear transport factor 2 family protein, translating to MYRIALLTLSFLLANAVTANSPDDKKNIERAVLDYIESQHQVKPRLMGRGLDKKLAKRTYWKAKDGSEFIMETDYETMLWIAENYNKNGDKFPPSPRIDIDILDIDSRAASVKLSVDEWIDYMHLYKNDRDEWKIINVLWQYHDNNRHVSKK from the coding sequence ATGTATCGGATTGCACTGCTCACTTTATCTTTCCTGCTCGCCAATGCTGTAACTGCAAATTCACCTGATGATAAGAAAAACATAGAGAGGGCTGTCCTCGACTATATTGAATCACAACACCAGGTTAAGCCCAGATTAATGGGTAGGGGTTTAGATAAAAAATTAGCCAAAAGAACCTATTGGAAAGCTAAGGATGGTTCAGAGTTCATAATGGAGACAGATTATGAAACCATGCTCTGGATAGCCGAAAACTACAATAAGAATGGAGATAAGTTTCCACCTTCCCCTAGAATTGATATAGATATCCTTGATATTGATAGTCGGGCTGCATCGGTAAAATTATCTGTAGATGAGTGGATTGACTACATGCACTTATATAAAAATGATAGAGACGAATGGAAGATAATCAACGTTCTCTGGCAATACCATGACAACAATAGACATGTAAGCAAGAAATAA
- a CDS encoding DUF1971 domain-containing protein, which translates to MKELPPGITPYKKTPEFTEEDIPPGLLKDHNTKEGVWGKIVILSGSLEYTIQEPEVEIVELSPKKFGVVEPTIRHHIKPLGDVKFYVEFYR; encoded by the coding sequence ATGAAAGAGTTGCCCCCCGGTATAACCCCTTATAAGAAAACCCCTGAATTCACTGAAGAAGACATCCCTCCAGGACTACTGAAAGATCACAATACCAAGGAGGGAGTATGGGGGAAAATTGTAATCCTATCCGGATCACTGGAATATACGATTCAAGAGCCTGAAGTGGAGATTGTTGAGTTGAGTCCTAAAAAATTTGGCGTAGTAGAACCAACTATAAGGCACCACATAAAACCGCTAGGGGACGTAAAATTTTATGTTGAGTTCTATCGATAG
- a CDS encoding alpha/beta fold hydrolase: protein MNYRQFCRSFKVLFGPATKPTETELRELWQIIQYNGGKYRFHKLINYMQERLEYRQRWLDALNQYPGPLQLINGSYDPVSGAHMVARFRELIERPAGIVELAKVGHYPQWEAPDLLASTYLGFIENRSKKVAPISL from the coding sequence GTGAACTATCGTCAATTCTGCCGCAGCTTCAAGGTGCTGTTTGGACCTGCCACCAAGCCCACAGAGACCGAATTGCGTGAACTCTGGCAAATTATCCAGTACAACGGCGGCAAATACCGTTTCCACAAACTGATAAATTACATGCAAGAACGCCTCGAATACCGCCAGCGATGGCTGGATGCCCTAAACCAGTACCCTGGCCCACTGCAGCTCATAAATGGCTCATATGACCCGGTTTCAGGCGCACATATGGTAGCCCGTTTCCGCGAACTGATAGAGCGGCCAGCTGGTATCGTAGAATTGGCAAAAGTGGGACACTATCCGCAGTGGGAAGCACCAGACCTTCTCGCATCAACCTACCTAGGGTTTATTGAGAACCGTTCAAAAAAAGTGGCTCCAATCAGCCTATGA
- a CDS encoding alpha/beta fold hydrolase: MQPQQWLSSGQYFSYQNHRLFYIDSDPNNLRKPILLMVHGFPTSSYDWHKVWPQLTENFRCIAMDMLGFGYSDKPKQHRYSIHEQADLQEELLHRLEITSLHLLAHDYGDTVAQELLARDNSREKKLFRSTCLLNGGLFPETHKARPIQKLLISPIGP, translated from the coding sequence ATGCAGCCTCAACAGTGGTTATCAAGTGGCCAATACTTCAGCTACCAAAATCACCGGCTATTCTATATCGACAGCGATCCAAACAACCTTCGGAAGCCAATACTATTGATGGTTCACGGCTTCCCAACAAGTAGCTATGACTGGCATAAAGTTTGGCCACAACTTACGGAAAATTTCCGGTGTATTGCCATGGATATGCTGGGCTTTGGGTATTCTGACAAACCAAAACAACACCGGTATAGCATCCATGAGCAAGCCGACTTACAAGAAGAGCTTCTACATCGCCTAGAAATCACTTCATTACATCTATTGGCACACGACTACGGCGATACCGTTGCCCAGGAACTGCTCGCTAGAGACAATAGCCGGGAAAAGAAGCTTTTCCGTTCTACGTGCTTACTGAATGGTGGTCTCTTTCCTGAAACGCACAAAGCACGACCCATCCAGAAGTTACTGATTTCCCCCATCGGCCCCTGA